The sequence CTATTGAAGAAGACGGCCCCTTGCGGTGAATTATAAGAAACGATCAACCAAATGGCGACAGTTTCCAAGGTGACAAACAGCAAGAAGGCCCTTATACTATATAGAAATAATAAAATGCGTTGCATTCAGTCATCAGGTCATCAGCACGGTTCGGAAACTATTTATGTTTTTCAGGGCAGTGCCTGTTCCTCGCACTACCGCTCTTAGCGGGTCCTCGGCGATATGAATGGGCAGCTTGGTCTTTTGATGAAGCCTTCTGTCCAAACCTTTAAGAAGCGCACCCCCGCCGGTCAAGTGAATGCCATTGTCATAAATATCGGCAGATAGCTCCGGGGGAGCAATTTCCAAGGCCTTTAGGACAGCTTCTTCGATCTTAGAGACGGACTTATCGAGTGCAAAGGCTATTTCAGAATAGGAAACTTTGATCACTTTTGGAATGCCGGTCATCAGGTCACGACCACGGATTTCATAATCCTCCGGTGCGTCGTCAAGCTCTGTAAGGGCAGACCCAATGGCAATCTTTACCTTTTCGGCAGAGCGCTCGCCGATCAGCAAGTTGTGCTGCCTCCTCATATAATCCAAGATGTCCTTGGTGAAGGTATCGCCCGCTACCCTGATGGATTGGTCGGCGACGATGCCGGAAAGGGCTATCAAGGCAATTTCAGTGGTACCCCCACCGATATCCACGATCATTGATCCCATGGGCTTTTCTATATCGATACCGATACCAATGGCCGCGGCAATAGGTTCGTATACCATGTACACTTCCTTGGCACCGGCATGTTCGGCCGAGTCCCGTACCGCTCTTTTCTCTACTTCTGTAATCCCCGAGGGAATACAAATGACCATCCGATGAGATTGGGGAAACATTCCCTTTTTATGCCCGGGGATCATTTTGATCAGGCCACGGATCATTTGTTCCGCCGCGTAAAAGTCAGCGATCACACCGTCTTTAAGCGGGCGGACAGTTTTAATGTTTTCATGCGTTTTTTCATGCATGTTCATGGCTTCCCTTCCCACAGCCAATATCCTGTTGCTGGACTTGTCAATGGCTATAATGGAAGGCTCATCCACTACAATTTTTTCTTTATGAATTATAAGGGTATTTGCAGTACCTAAATCTATTGCTATATCACTTGAGAAAAAGTCAAATAATCCCATCCTGGTAGTTTTACTTAGAATTTACGTTTGAGTTGATCGTTTAAAGTTAGCATTAACAATGCTTAAATAAAACGAGGGACGACAAAATTATTACCTTAATTTGGATTTCTAATAGTGACCACTGACTTTTTTTAAGTCACTTGCACAGAGATACAAACAGCCTTGATACCAAAGCCCACTTGAAGCAGGATAATAATTGATTTTTGGGTGATGCCAGATTGTCGAACCAAGCTTTGGCCACAACAAGCAAAAAACAGTCCAATTGTGTGTTTGGCCTGTTATTTTCCTAGAGTCAAGCCCGGTTGCCTAACGGCATGAGGGGCATTCAAAATGTGCATCTCATCAATCCACATTTCAAATGCGGATTAGATGGTGAGTGGCCTTACTGTAGGAAGGTCGTTACAAATCTCTACCCGTCAATGGCACAAAAAAAATCCCCAGCAATTCTGCTGGGGATTGGAAAACTATTGTAGCGGGATAGTTTAATGTTTGAAGTGCCTTACACCCGTCATCACCATGCTCATGCCCACCTTGTCGCAGTAGTCGATGCTGTCTTGGTCTTTGATGGATCCACCGGGTTGTACCACGGCGGCGACGCCTTCTTTGGAGGCGATTTCCACACAGTCTGGGAACGGGAAGAACGCATCGGATGCCATTACGGATCCTTTCAGGTCGAAACCAAATGATTTGGCCTTCTCGATGGCCTGCTTTAGTGCGTCCACTCGGGAGGTCTGGCCTACACCACTGGCAAACAATTGATCTTTATTGCTCAGCACGATGGTGTTGGATTTGGTATGCTTGCAGACCTTCGCCGCAAATACCAGTGCGTCTTTTTGCTCGTCAGTAGGGACGACTTTGGTCGCGACCTTGAAATCGTCTTTGGTTTCGGTGGCCAAGTCTTTGTCCTGCTCGATGATACCGTTAAGCAATGTTTTGATCTGCTTGGTGCCGCCGACACTGGTTTTTTGTACCAGCAAAATCCTGTTTTTCTTGCCTTTCAGCACTTCCAGGGCATCCTCGTCAAAAGCAGGGGCGATCAAGACCTCAAAGAAAAGGCTGTGCATTTCTTCAGCGGCTGCTTTGTCCACCGGCTGGTTGGTGATCAGGACACCTCCAAAGGCCGATAGGGTATCTGCCTCAAATGCTTTTTGGTAAGCTTCTTTTACGGTGGCACCTTTTGCGACGCCGCATGCATTGTTGTGCTTAAGGATGGCAAAGGCCGTTTCTCCGTCAAATTCAGCCATGAGCGCCACTGCAGCATCCACATCTACCAAATTATTATAGGATAGCTCTTTCCCGTTTAGCTGGTCAAAAAGGTCGTCCAGTTTGCCGTAGAAGTGGGCTTTTTGATGTGGGTTTTCTCCGTAACGAAGCGCCTTGGAGTGGTGCTCACTTACTTTCAGGGCTGGAATTTCTTCCGTTTGGTTGAAGTAGTTGAAGATATGTGTGTCGTAGTGGGAAGACACTTGGAAAGCCTTGGCCGCAAAATATTTTCGGTCTTCCAAGGTAGTGCCTCCTTGGTTGTTTTTCAATCGCTCTTCCAGTTCTCCGTATTGGTCGCGGGAAGCAATGATGGTGACATCCTTGAAGTTTTTGGCCGCTGCCCTGATCAGGGAAATTCCACCAATGTCGATTTTCTCAATGATGTCCTGCTCAGAAGCACCGGAAGCAACGGTTTCTTCAAACGGATAAAGGTCTACAATCACTAAGTCTATGGCAGGGATGTCAAATTCCTGGGCTTGGGAAAGGTCTCCTTGGTCTTCTCTTCTGTGGAGGATGCCTCCAAAGACTTTAGGGTGGAGTGTTTTTACTCTTCCTCCAAAGATGGAAGGATAACCTGTCAGGTCTTCTACAGCAGTTACTTCTGCACCTTGATCTTCGATGAACTTTTGTGTTCCTCCGGTGGAGTAGATTTTCACGCCTTGGGCTTTCAGCTGGGCAATGATCGGTTCAAGATTGTCTTTGTAAAAGACCGAGATAAGGGCAGATTCTATTTTCTTAACAGCCATTTTTTGAAGTATTGAATGAAATAGGTTTGCTTAATTTTGTTTTAAACTGCAAAGGTAGGAAAATCAGCCGATTAAAGCAGGCTTTCGATGACTTTTGGAAAATATTTGTGTTCCAAAGCATGCACCTTATGGGCAATTTCGTCAGGACTGTCTGTCTCCTCCACTTTCACGCTTTCCTGAAAGATCACCCGGCCATCGTCATATTTT comes from Echinicola vietnamensis DSM 17526 and encodes:
- a CDS encoding rod shape-determining protein, giving the protein MGLFDFFSSDIAIDLGTANTLIIHKEKIVVDEPSIIAIDKSSNRILAVGREAMNMHEKTHENIKTVRPLKDGVIADFYAAEQMIRGLIKMIPGHKKGMFPQSHRMVICIPSGITEVEKRAVRDSAEHAGAKEVYMVYEPIAAAIGIGIDIEKPMGSMIVDIGGGTTEIALIALSGIVADQSIRVAGDTFTKDILDYMRRQHNLLIGERSAEKVKIAIGSALTELDDAPEDYEIRGRDLMTGIPKVIKVSYSEIAFALDKSVSKIEEAVLKALEIAPPELSADIYDNGIHLTGGGALLKGLDRRLHQKTKLPIHIAEDPLRAVVRGTGTALKNINSFRTVLMT
- the purH gene encoding bifunctional phosphoribosylaminoimidazolecarboxamide formyltransferase/IMP cyclohydrolase — translated: MAVKKIESALISVFYKDNLEPIIAQLKAQGVKIYSTGGTQKFIEDQGAEVTAVEDLTGYPSIFGGRVKTLHPKVFGGILHRREDQGDLSQAQEFDIPAIDLVIVDLYPFEETVASGASEQDIIEKIDIGGISLIRAAAKNFKDVTIIASRDQYGELEERLKNNQGGTTLEDRKYFAAKAFQVSSHYDTHIFNYFNQTEEIPALKVSEHHSKALRYGENPHQKAHFYGKLDDLFDQLNGKELSYNNLVDVDAAVALMAEFDGETAFAILKHNNACGVAKGATVKEAYQKAFEADTLSAFGGVLITNQPVDKAAAEEMHSLFFEVLIAPAFDEDALEVLKGKKNRILLVQKTSVGGTKQIKTLLNGIIEQDKDLATETKDDFKVATKVVPTDEQKDALVFAAKVCKHTKSNTIVLSNKDQLFASGVGQTSRVDALKQAIEKAKSFGFDLKGSVMASDAFFPFPDCVEIASKEGVAAVVQPGGSIKDQDSIDYCDKVGMSMVMTGVRHFKH